From Juglans regia cultivar Chandler chromosome 8, Walnut 2.0, whole genome shotgun sequence, the proteins below share one genomic window:
- the LOC109014111 gene encoding cytochrome b-c1 complex subunit 7-2, mitochondrial, translated as MSSFLRSFLDPKKNWLAAQHMKTISNRLRRYGLRYDDLYDPYYDLDVKEALNRLPREIVDARNQRLKRAMDLSMKHKYLPEGLQAVQTPFRSYLQEMLALVKRENAEREALGALPLYQRTLP; from the exons ATGTCTTCGTTTCTGCGGTCATTTCTGGACCCAAAGAAGAACTGGCTCGCAGCTCAGCACATGAAAACCATCTCCAATCGCCTCCGCAGATACG GACTTCGGTACGACGATCTGTACGATCCGTACTACGATCTGGATGTGAAGGAGGCCCTGAATCGGCTGCCCAGGGAGATAGTGGACGCCCGCAATCAGCGACTCAAGCGCGCCATGGACCTCTCCATGAAGCACAAGTACCTCCCCGAGGGCCTTCAG GCAGTGCAAACACCATTCAGGAGCTACCTTCAAGAAATGCTAGCCCTT GTTAAAAGGGAGAATGCAGAACGTGAGGCCCTGGGAGCTTTGCCTCTCTACCAGCGTACCCTTCCTTAA